One Bacillus sp. 2205SS5-2 DNA segment encodes these proteins:
- a CDS encoding helix-turn-helix domain-containing protein produces MGQYDSNISAFKIGSEKGLLNIIGLEPNSRKGANIKNTFDKAVERLKEDNFIGEYYYESFSDLQQTLNPRWFNDWLEAEIIISPSPRLYNNNHIDSILNQEKKQPGIEYRHVIRELNKTIESPKKETTFEREVTPELFKLARIKREMTIQAVSEVIGLSKSAVSRFENGKTTPSSNNMKKIKEWYFLD; encoded by the coding sequence ATGGGACAATATGATAGTAACATCAGTGCATTTAAGATAGGAAGTGAAAAAGGCTTATTAAATATTATTGGATTAGAACCTAACAGTAGAAAAGGAGCAAATATTAAAAATACTTTTGATAAAGCTGTAGAAAGATTAAAAGAAGATAATTTTATTGGAGAGTATTATTATGAATCTTTTAGTGACTTGCAACAAACATTAAATCCAAGATGGTTTAATGATTGGTTAGAAGCGGAGATTATTATTTCACCTTCTCCTAGACTGTATAATAATAACCATATTGATAGTATATTAAATCAAGAAAAGAAGCAACCAGGCATTGAGTATCGGCATGTAATAAGAGAGTTGAACAAAACAATCGAATCCCCCAAAAAAGAGACAACTTTTGAAAGAGAAGTAACCCCAGAATTATTTAAGTTAGCACGTATAAAAAGAGAAATGACAATTCAAGCAGTATCAGAAGTTATCGGTTTGTCCAAAAGCGCTGTAAGTCGATTTGAAAATGGAAAAACTACCCCTTCATCAAACAATATGAAGAAAATAAAAGAATGGTATTTTTTAGATTAA
- a CDS encoding IS4 family transposase, whose protein sequence is AVLLPATHSDRSQMEELIEIDPDAIQLFDRGYNDYKQYDRLSNHDVRFITRLKKNAKIEVLNEQAPDPENHIFQDQEVYLGDDQNDTKMKNSLRLIRTKDSEQNDIILLTNCVDLSAKEVGDLYRYRWRIETFFKWMKQHLKIKTFYGKSQNAVYTQIWIALITYCLQVLLKLKLHHEGPLLDIKTTLQDLLFDPIEEFIRSLFRKPTRDSKGRKKYDWEKDFQFIVQAVRGRRGGAFRFLNLRPDVLKRSN, encoded by the coding sequence GCCGTCCTGTTACCTGCGACGCACTCCGATCGGTCACAAATGGAGGAACTAATCGAGATCGATCCCGACGCCATTCAATTATTTGACCGAGGGTATAATGACTATAAACAGTATGATCGTCTTTCTAATCATGATGTTCGATTCATCACTCGATTAAAGAAAAATGCTAAGATTGAAGTACTGAATGAACAAGCGCCCGATCCAGAAAATCATATTTTTCAAGATCAAGAAGTCTATCTAGGTGATGATCAAAATGACACGAAGATGAAAAATTCCTTGCGTCTTATTCGAACCAAAGATAGCGAACAAAACGACATCATCCTCCTAACCAACTGCGTCGATTTATCGGCTAAAGAAGTGGGTGACTTGTATCGCTATCGTTGGAGAATAGAGACCTTTTTTAAATGGATGAAACAACATCTGAAAATCAAAACGTTCTATGGAAAGAGTCAAAATGCTGTTTATACTCAAATTTGGATCGCTTTAATTACCTATTGCTTACAGGTTTTATTGAAACTGAAATTACACCATGAGGGACCTTTACTAGATATTAAAACCACTCTCCAGGACCTCCTTTTTGATCCAATAGAAGAGTTTATTCGCTCTCTCTTTCGAAAACCTACGAGAGATTCAAAAGGTCGGAAGAAGTATGACTGGGAAAAGGATTTTCAGTTCATTGTCCAAGCAGTTCGAGGGAGGCGAGGTGGTGCATTTAGATTCCTTAACCTACGACCCGATGTTCTAAAACGTTCAAACTGA
- a CDS encoding IS4 family transposase: MEELIEIDPDAIQLFDRGYNDYKQYDRLSNHDVRFITRLKKNAKIEVLNEQAPDPENHIFQDQEVYLGDDQNDTKMKNSLRLIRTKDSEQNDIILLTNCVDLSAKEVGDLYRYRWRIETFFKWMKQHLKIKTFYGKSQNAVYTQIWIALI; the protein is encoded by the coding sequence ATGGAGGAACTAATCGAGATCGATCCCGACGCCATTCAATTATTTGACCGAGGGTATAATGACTATAAACAGTATGATCGTCTTTCTAATCATGATGTTCGATTCATCACTCGATTAAAGAAAAATGCTAAGATTGAAGTACTGAATGAACAAGCGCCCGATCCAGAAAATCATATTTTTCAAGATCAAGAAGTCTATCTAGGTGATGATCAAAATGACACGAAGATGAAAAATTCCTTGCGTCTTATTCGAACCAAAGATAGCGAACAAAACGACATCATCCTCCTAACCAACTGCGTCGATTTATCGGCTAAAGAAGTGGGTGACTTGTATCGCTATCGTTGGAGAATAGAGACCTTTTTTAAATGGATGAAACAACATCTGAAAATCAAAACGTTCTATGGAAAGAGTCAAAATGCTGTTTATACTCAAATTTGGATCGCTTTAATTTAA
- a CDS encoding DUF4372 domain-containing protein encodes MDKNTTKSTISELVNVLDEKKFLQIINVPDVDRYVKKLTTYKFFQLFLIAQLTDSRSLNRLEKKAKNKKELQLFMEFDTISASQLSRKQGWPSCYLRRTPIGHKWRN; translated from the coding sequence ATGGACAAGAATACCACAAAATCCACAATAAGTGAACTAGTAAATGTTTTAGACGAAAAGAAATTTTTACAGATTATTAACGTGCCCGATGTTGATCGTTATGTCAAAAAGTTAACCACCTATAAATTTTTTCAACTCTTTCTTATTGCCCAATTGACTGATTCGAGGAGCTTAAATCGGTTGGAGAAAAAGGCAAAAAATAAGAAAGAACTACAACTTTTTATGGAGTTTGATACCATAAGCGCTTCTCAACTCTCTCGAAAGCAGGGTTGGCCGTCCTGTTACCTGCGACGCACTCCGATCGGTCACAAATGGAGGAACTAA
- the tyrS gene encoding tyrosine--tRNA ligase: protein MDHESKLTDSQRIELERQFNLYKVGVQEIIPEKELKEKIAKSIIKNQPLKIKLGVDPSAPDVHLGHTVVLNKLKQFQDNGHIIQLIIGDFTGKIGDPTGKSSERKQLTDAEVKLNAKTYSEQFGKVIDMEKVELFYNSKWLTPLNFEDIIHLASKITVARLIERNDFSNRISVGKPISLHEFFYPLMQGYDSVILESDIEIGGTDQHFNVLMGRHLQEHYGKEKQVVLMLPLIEGLDGVEKMSKSKNNYIGVEEEPSQMFGKTMSIPDELITKYFDLLTNLTVEEKQIIHNDLSEGTLHPRDAKIHLGKTIVTMYHGSEAAKRAEENFKAVFQKGAIPNDIAVVKWRGGNKVLVTELLFEVGMQSSKSEARRMIQNGGIRINTEKVTDVNLTVDVTEGMILQVGKRKFIKLEIEKN, encoded by the coding sequence ATGGATCATGAAAGCAAGCTAACCGATAGTCAAAGAATCGAATTAGAAAGGCAATTTAATTTGTATAAGGTTGGAGTACAAGAAATTATTCCTGAAAAAGAATTGAAAGAAAAAATTGCAAAATCAATAATAAAGAATCAGCCTCTAAAAATAAAATTAGGTGTAGATCCATCAGCTCCAGATGTCCATTTAGGTCACACGGTCGTATTAAATAAACTTAAGCAATTTCAGGATAATGGCCATATCATTCAATTAATCATTGGTGACTTCACAGGGAAAATAGGAGATCCAACTGGGAAGTCTTCAGAAAGAAAGCAATTAACAGACGCAGAAGTTAAACTTAATGCAAAAACCTATTCCGAACAATTTGGTAAGGTGATAGATATGGAAAAAGTAGAGTTATTCTATAATTCCAAATGGCTAACCCCCCTTAACTTTGAAGACATCATCCATCTTGCTTCGAAGATAACCGTCGCTCGATTAATAGAGAGAAACGACTTCTCTAACCGAATTTCTGTAGGTAAACCGATTTCACTGCATGAATTTTTCTACCCCTTAATGCAAGGCTATGACTCTGTTATCTTAGAAAGTGATATAGAAATAGGTGGAACAGATCAGCATTTCAATGTATTAATGGGAAGACATCTTCAAGAACACTATGGAAAAGAAAAGCAAGTTGTTCTGATGTTACCTTTAATAGAAGGTCTTGATGGTGTAGAGAAAATGTCTAAATCTAAGAATAACTATATAGGTGTTGAAGAAGAACCGAGTCAAATGTTTGGAAAAACCATGTCTATTCCAGATGAATTGATAACCAAATACTTTGATCTATTAACCAATTTAACAGTAGAAGAAAAACAAATAATTCATAACGATCTATCAGAAGGAACACTGCACCCAAGAGATGCCAAAATCCACCTCGGTAAAACCATCGTGACCATGTATCATGGAAGTGAGGCAGCAAAAAGAGCCGAAGAAAACTTTAAGGCTGTCTTCCAAAAAGGAGCCATTCCCAATGACATTGCAGTGGTAAAGTGGAGGGGTGGGAATAAAGTGTTAGTGACTGAGTTACTTTTTGAAGTAGGAATGCAAAGTTCAAAAAGTGAAGCAAGAAGGATGATTCAAAATGGTGGAATCAGAATAAATACTGAAAAAGTAACGGATGTGAATTTAACAGTCGATGTTACAGAAGGTATGATTCTTCAAGTTGGAAAAAGAAAATTTATTAAACTGGAAATAGAGAAGAATTAA
- the xylF gene encoding D-xylose ABC transporter substrate-binding protein, with the protein MRRKRIEWLFIPFLIVIGSVIASCEQLNEPLIPIQSQDETTPEEKIKIGFSMDTLEEERWLRDRDLFKEAVNQLGAEVKILAAYGDDALQLTQAETLINDGVDLLVIVPHNAEATAAIVHKAHLAGIKVVSYDRLIKNADIDLYISFDNEKVGELQATAITDLVPKGKYVYIGGAETDNNAHLFKKGVFNVLQPFINNGNISIVYDQWAENWTPTSAYQNMKAALQANNNQIDAVIAANDATAGGVIQALEEQGLSGKIPVAGQDAELTAVQRIVAGTQSMTVYKPINTLAEKAAELAVKMAKGEHISTERTVNNGKIQAPSVLLAPIAVDQYNLKQTIIQDGYHTWDEVY; encoded by the coding sequence ATGAGAAGAAAAAGAATCGAATGGCTGTTCATACCCTTTTTGATAGTAATTGGTTCCGTTATTGCTTCTTGTGAACAATTGAATGAGCCCCTCATTCCCATTCAATCACAGGATGAAACGACTCCGGAAGAAAAAATTAAAATAGGATTCTCGATGGACACGTTAGAAGAGGAGCGGTGGCTGAGAGACAGAGACTTGTTCAAAGAGGCAGTGAATCAACTGGGTGCTGAAGTGAAGATTCTGGCAGCGTATGGAGATGATGCTCTCCAACTTACTCAGGCAGAGACCTTAATCAACGACGGGGTGGACCTTCTTGTAATCGTTCCCCATAATGCAGAGGCAACTGCAGCCATTGTTCACAAAGCTCATTTGGCTGGAATAAAAGTTGTTTCTTATGATCGACTGATAAAAAATGCGGATATCGACCTGTATATTTCATTCGATAATGAAAAAGTGGGAGAACTTCAAGCAACAGCGATCACTGACCTCGTCCCCAAAGGAAAATATGTCTATATTGGTGGAGCTGAAACAGATAATAATGCTCATCTGTTTAAAAAAGGGGTTTTTAATGTTCTCCAACCGTTTATAAATAACGGAAATATATCCATCGTCTATGATCAGTGGGCCGAAAACTGGACACCTACGAGCGCTTATCAAAACATGAAAGCCGCTTTACAAGCAAACAATAATCAAATCGACGCTGTTATCGCTGCCAATGATGCCACCGCAGGGGGTGTCATTCAAGCTCTTGAAGAACAAGGACTTTCTGGTAAAATTCCCGTTGCCGGGCAAGATGCTGAACTGACAGCAGTGCAAAGGATTGTTGCCGGTACTCAATCTATGACCGTCTATAAGCCGATTAATACATTGGCAGAGAAAGCAGCAGAGTTAGCAGTGAAGATGGCGAAGGGGGAACACATCAGTACGGAAAGAACAGTAAACAACGGGAAAATCCAAGCCCCTTCTGTGTTGTTGGCACCCATTGCAGTCGATCAATATAATCTTAAGCAAACAATTATTCAGGATGGGTATCATACGTGGGATGAGGTTTATTAA
- a CDS encoding response regulator transcription factor — protein MVKLLIVDDEQIEREGMQAILQMGFPEMIIKQAKNGHLAVDMALTYHPDLILMDIKMPGMNGLEAIEVISARDSTIQFIMVTAYDSFDYLRLAMNFGVKDYVLKPSRPSEIVEIVGKVVEKIKEEKQRQEKMKLQQEKTLALVETDVVTQLLFDHVHEVHVDMLMEMLDLPVKSEMFVLLVVIPVGSENIYSAVKEKVSQTKSGWVGAVYGSQLPIILFRNQSESFRSQATRLAREILSLTKSKPEAGWFVGIGSECRSFEHIRQSYQDSLMAAMDTSLPVKYHFYSDLTITGDVCGGQPIKQELKEFSEHIRLGQWDQVRFNLMNVIQCYEKEGANLLKTQQRVQEALWMVSQVMNEMGVEIATPLYSSQLKDYLQLISVTDRLLKGMKQSFNEHYHRVEDDTMHRLKQYIIKHSQDDISLEALGNQVGLSPIYISKMFKEKLGVNYIDFLTECRLEKAKKLLTDSEKSIKEITYEVGYHDPNYFSKVFKKMVTVTPKEYRKSLLVKMEG, from the coding sequence TTGGTTAAGCTCCTAATCGTAGATGATGAACAAATTGAACGTGAAGGAATGCAAGCAATTCTACAAATGGGCTTTCCAGAGATGATTATAAAGCAAGCAAAAAATGGACACTTGGCGGTAGATATGGCATTAACATACCATCCTGATCTGATATTAATGGATATAAAAATGCCTGGGATGAACGGTTTAGAAGCCATTGAAGTCATTAGTGCGAGGGATTCAACGATTCAATTCATTATGGTTACGGCGTATGATTCCTTTGATTATTTGCGACTTGCTATGAATTTTGGGGTGAAGGACTATGTACTAAAACCAAGTAGACCAAGCGAAATCGTGGAGATTGTTGGGAAAGTAGTGGAGAAAATTAAAGAAGAAAAACAACGTCAGGAAAAAATGAAACTTCAGCAAGAAAAAACGCTAGCCTTGGTCGAAACAGATGTCGTAACTCAACTATTATTCGATCATGTTCATGAAGTTCATGTAGACATGCTCATGGAGATGCTGGATCTTCCTGTGAAAAGTGAAATGTTTGTCCTGCTTGTGGTAATTCCAGTAGGATCAGAAAACATCTATTCTGCAGTTAAAGAAAAAGTAAGTCAAACGAAAAGTGGGTGGGTTGGGGCAGTATATGGAAGTCAGCTCCCAATAATTTTATTCCGAAATCAATCTGAATCATTCCGCTCACAAGCAACTAGGCTTGCAAGAGAGATACTTTCACTAACAAAATCAAAACCAGAAGCGGGCTGGTTTGTTGGAATTGGGAGCGAGTGTCGTTCATTTGAACACATTCGTCAATCCTATCAAGATTCTCTCATGGCGGCCATGGACACAAGCCTTCCAGTGAAATATCATTTCTACTCAGACCTCACTATCACAGGAGACGTGTGTGGTGGACAGCCAATAAAGCAAGAGCTAAAAGAGTTTTCGGAACATATTCGTCTTGGCCAATGGGATCAGGTTCGATTTAATTTGATGAATGTGATTCAATGCTATGAAAAAGAGGGAGCCAATCTTTTAAAAACTCAACAACGAGTGCAGGAAGCTCTCTGGATGGTCTCTCAAGTGATGAATGAGATGGGGGTAGAAATTGCAACGCCACTATACTCCTCACAATTGAAAGATTATCTTCAACTTATCTCTGTTACTGATCGATTACTCAAAGGTATGAAGCAGTCGTTCAATGAACATTATCACCGAGTAGAAGACGATACGATGCATAGGCTAAAGCAATATATTATTAAACATTCACAAGATGATATTTCGCTAGAAGCATTAGGGAACCAAGTGGGGTTAAGCCCAATTTATATTAGTAAAATGTTTAAGGAAAAACTAGGCGTGAACTATATTGATTTTTTAACCGAGTGCAGACTAGAAAAAGCAAAGAAGTTACTCACAGATTCTGAGAAAAGCATTAAAGAAATTACATATGAAGTTGGTTATCACGACCCGAACTATTTTAGTAAAGTATTCAAAAAAATGGTTACGGTTACACCAAAGGAATATCGGAAATCACTCCTTGTAAAAATGGAAGGATAG
- a CDS encoding sensor histidine kinase, whose product MNSIQRKILMLTTIILVFMSIIWIALTYYNYQTNKQYHGILQRYLIMNEVTSASQQAITDLNNFLLDPSERKLEFLNESMDEIKNAKIEVSKLQNVENNFILTNYVHLIESFIETTDRLMLFHSENETEASQKEFAEVTRISNYISEMTLTLLDKELKTYDPFYRGLIEQSREVLEFGLWLTLLIMLLLLVTSYWFSLSITRPVLKLTKAANHLSKGRFDLQIKVETNDEIAFLAKTFDRMRLNINDLIFEMKQKALLERELQQSKILLQESQFLSLQSQINPHFLFNTLNTLSKKAYLEGSKETSELLVSVAGILRYNLKQLDRSVTLHEEVVVLKQYMDIQKARFTDRLQIHFEIDESCQNVQIPCLTLQPIIENAVIHAVEPQVDGGVIWFRVIDGGQETIIEIEDDGVGMTTDKINRILQEKSVQTEGHSTGIGFPNVVKRLRLFCGYDDVIQIISKEGSGTKVVIKLKKQGVMKVG is encoded by the coding sequence ATGAATAGTATTCAGCGAAAGATTCTCATGCTTACTACTATTATATTGGTGTTTATGTCGATAATTTGGATAGCGCTCACATATTACAATTATCAAACAAATAAGCAATACCATGGCATTCTTCAACGTTATTTAATCATGAATGAAGTCACTAGTGCCAGTCAGCAAGCGATTACAGACCTAAATAATTTCTTACTTGACCCCTCGGAACGGAAGTTAGAATTCTTAAATGAAAGTATGGACGAGATTAAAAACGCAAAAATAGAGGTGTCCAAGCTTCAAAACGTAGAAAATAATTTTATATTAACAAATTATGTTCATTTAATTGAAAGCTTCATTGAAACAACCGATCGCTTGATGTTGTTTCATAGTGAAAATGAAACAGAAGCGTCACAAAAAGAGTTTGCGGAAGTAACACGTATTTCCAATTATATTTCAGAAATGACCCTCACTTTGTTAGACAAAGAGTTAAAAACCTACGACCCTTTTTACCGGGGTCTAATTGAACAATCTCGGGAAGTCTTGGAGTTTGGATTGTGGTTGACCTTACTCATTATGCTCTTGCTTCTCGTCACTTCCTATTGGTTCTCGTTAAGTATAACTAGGCCAGTATTGAAACTAACAAAAGCGGCAAATCATTTGTCAAAAGGACGATTTGATTTACAAATCAAGGTAGAGACAAATGATGAAATAGCTTTTCTTGCAAAAACATTTGATCGCATGAGACTTAATATTAATGATTTGATTTTTGAAATGAAGCAAAAAGCCTTGTTAGAAAGAGAGTTACAACAGAGTAAAATATTATTACAGGAGAGCCAATTTCTTAGCTTACAAAGTCAAATCAATCCGCATTTTTTATTTAACACGCTCAATACACTTTCCAAAAAGGCGTACCTTGAGGGATCGAAAGAAACGAGTGAATTACTAGTAAGTGTAGCGGGGATTTTGCGGTACAACTTAAAGCAGTTAGACCGATCGGTTACACTCCATGAAGAAGTTGTAGTGTTAAAGCAATATATGGATATTCAGAAAGCAAGGTTCACCGATCGACTTCAAATACATTTTGAAATTGATGAGTCTTGCCAGAATGTTCAGATTCCATGCCTCACATTGCAACCAATTATTGAAAATGCAGTTATTCATGCGGTCGAGCCACAAGTAGACGGAGGCGTTATCTGGTTTCGAGTGATCGATGGCGGACAGGAAACCATCATCGAAATAGAGGACGACGGAGTCGGAATGACAACGGATAAAATTAATCGAATTCTCCAAGAAAAAAGCGTCCAAACAGAGGGACATTCTACAGGAATTGGCTTTCCAAACGTTGTAAAGCGACTGCGACTTTTCTGTGGATATGATGATGTTATTCAAATTATCAGCAAAGAAGGTAGCGGGACAAAAGTGGTGATTAAACTAAAGAAGCAAGGAGTGATGAAGGTTGGTTAA
- a CDS encoding sugar ABC transporter substrate-binding protein, with protein sequence MRKTAMILLGSILFTLFYLTLVSAKDVFDSNSETPQTFEEKDSQHRIVLITQDLDTRFWDKVSKGARKQAEEEGVLLEVWGSYGNNQDDFLKKIEVAIHSKVDGIILQGLDREEFKEITKIKASFYGVPIITIANDVPMEESLRKTYVGSNQFMAGQMIANKLVADMGPSGRVILFYDNQHEFYQEERLKGIKKITKDYPNIEVVEAETAQTREQVFATTQNVLNQVPDAAAFIAVNANLAGPMIKEISKRFQVRPLYIYSFDDGPETRSLLMQGKLDGIIEQNPELMGKWSVQRLIEWLNGQTVPLDMDGYFTDIQITEEMNF encoded by the coding sequence TTGCGAAAAACAGCGATGATTTTATTAGGTAGCATTCTTTTCACTCTTTTTTATCTAACTTTAGTGTCGGCAAAAGACGTATTCGACAGTAATTCGGAAACTCCTCAGACCTTTGAAGAAAAGGATTCACAGCATCGAATTGTTTTAATTACCCAAGATTTAGATACGCGATTTTGGGACAAGGTTTCCAAAGGGGCTCGAAAGCAAGCCGAGGAGGAAGGCGTGCTCTTGGAGGTCTGGGGTAGCTATGGAAATAACCAAGATGATTTCCTGAAGAAAATAGAAGTGGCCATTCATTCCAAGGTAGACGGGATTATTCTTCAAGGGTTAGACCGAGAGGAATTTAAAGAAATTACTAAAATCAAAGCATCATTTTATGGAGTTCCCATAATTACCATAGCGAATGACGTGCCGATGGAGGAAAGCCTCCGAAAAACGTATGTGGGTTCTAATCAATTTATGGCGGGACAAATGATTGCGAACAAATTGGTGGCGGATATGGGACCATCCGGAAGAGTCATCCTCTTCTATGACAACCAACATGAGTTTTATCAAGAAGAACGATTGAAGGGAATAAAAAAAATAACGAAGGATTACCCCAACATAGAAGTGGTTGAGGCAGAAACAGCCCAAACGAGAGAACAGGTCTTTGCTACGACACAAAATGTGCTCAATCAGGTTCCAGATGCTGCGGCATTTATCGCTGTTAATGCCAATTTAGCTGGACCAATGATCAAAGAAATAAGTAAGCGTTTTCAAGTGAGGCCATTGTACATTTATTCCTTTGACGATGGTCCAGAAACACGATCGCTTCTTATGCAAGGGAAGCTGGACGGAATTATTGAGCAAAACCCAGAGTTGATGGGGAAATGGAGTGTTCAACGACTAATCGAATGGCTAAATGGACAGACTGTTCCACTAGATATGGATGGTTATTTTACAGATATTCAAATAACGGAAGAGATGAACTTCTAA
- a CDS encoding sugar ABC transporter permease, translating to MSFFSEMRALLKENIRDYGMFIALFVIILTFSIMTNGLFMSSRNISNLLDSAGYIAVLAVGMTLVIVIRHIDLSVGYAAGFLGAIAAILLTQAGLHMLITIPIILALGILVGLLNGVLVAQIGIPSFVATLAGMLIFRGALLQVTEKTGTIIIQDETFNAIGNGFIPSIVQVNGLHLLTLLVGLVSILFYIYSEFSTRKNKIKYDFEVVSKGIFILKLVFISGIIAYLTWILAGYNGFSWTVIIMLVVVIFYHFLTTKTVLGRHIYAVGSNPEAAHLSGMNVKKITYIVFGSMGMLSALSGILFTARLQSATTTAGTLFELDAIAAAYVGGVSAAGGVGKVTGAIIGAIVMASLTSGMNLLGVGISYQYMIRGGVLAGAVIFDVMTRKKR from the coding sequence ATGAGTTTTTTTAGTGAAATGAGAGCTTTATTAAAAGAAAATATTCGAGATTATGGAATGTTTATCGCATTATTTGTTATTATCTTAACCTTTTCCATTATGACTAATGGGTTATTTATGTCTTCCCGAAATATTAGTAATCTTTTAGATTCTGCAGGATATATTGCCGTGTTAGCGGTCGGGATGACGCTGGTCATTGTAATCAGACATATCGATTTATCGGTAGGTTATGCTGCTGGTTTCCTCGGGGCCATAGCTGCGATTCTTTTGACTCAGGCTGGATTACATATGTTGATTACGATTCCAATCATTTTGGCATTGGGAATTCTAGTGGGCTTACTAAACGGTGTCCTTGTTGCACAAATCGGCATTCCTTCCTTCGTTGCAACGCTTGCGGGAATGTTAATTTTTAGAGGTGCACTTTTACAAGTAACTGAAAAAACGGGAACAATTATTATTCAAGACGAAACATTTAATGCAATCGGTAACGGATTTATACCATCTATTGTTCAAGTGAACGGTCTGCATTTATTAACTTTACTTGTTGGATTGGTCAGTATTCTCTTTTATATTTATAGTGAGTTTTCTACCCGGAAAAATAAAATAAAGTATGATTTTGAAGTCGTTTCAAAAGGAATTTTCATCCTGAAACTCGTGTTTATTTCTGGGATTATTGCATATTTAACCTGGATTTTAGCTGGCTATAATGGCTTCTCATGGACGGTTATTATTATGCTAGTTGTTGTTATATTTTATCATTTTCTTACGACTAAGACAGTACTCGGGCGTCATATTTACGCTGTAGGTAGTAATCCTGAGGCTGCCCATTTAAGTGGAATGAATGTGAAAAAAATAACCTATATTGTCTTCGGTTCGATGGGAATGTTATCGGCCCTATCCGGTATCCTATTCACAGCCCGTTTGCAGTCTGCTACAACAACTGCCGGAACGTTATTTGAATTAGATGCGATTGCGGCTGCGTATGTTGGGGGAGTTTCAGCTGCTGGTGGTGTTGGAAAAGTAACTGGTGCGATTATTGGTGCGATTGTTATGGCTTCTCTGACGAGTGGAATGAATTTGCTCGGCGTTGGGATTTCCTATCAATACATGATTAGAGGCGGTGTCTTAGCCGGGGCCGTGATATTTGATGTCATGACAAGGAAAAAAAGATAA